In the genome of Pseudomonas sp. P5_109, one region contains:
- a CDS encoding MBL fold metallo-hydrolase yields MIGFTTFKRVLLASAALGFAAHAAASSLTLDVYNPGEKAIFPVTSVLVSGEKEAILVDAQFGKSQAGELVEKIRASGKQLTTIYISHGDPDYYFGLDTLTAAFPKARVLASQPTVDHIKQTVDGKLAFWGPKMGADVPAKTIVPDVLKGDSLILEGQKLQVVGLEGPQPDRSFVWIPSIKAVVGGVVVAQNIHLWMADTQTAQSHADWLATLHSIETLKPQTVVPGHYLGEGDRSLTAVQFTAAYIKAFDEETAKAKDSAALIAAMKKRYPTLGDESSLELSAKVAKGEMKWGE; encoded by the coding sequence ATGATCGGTTTCACCACTTTCAAACGCGTATTACTGGCCAGCGCCGCCCTCGGTTTCGCCGCCCATGCAGCCGCCTCGAGCCTGACCCTGGATGTCTACAACCCCGGCGAAAAAGCCATCTTCCCGGTGACCTCGGTGCTGGTCAGCGGCGAGAAGGAAGCGATCCTGGTGGATGCGCAATTCGGCAAGTCTCAGGCCGGAGAGTTGGTGGAAAAAATCCGCGCCAGCGGCAAGCAACTGACCACCATCTACATCAGTCACGGTGATCCGGACTACTACTTCGGCCTCGACACCCTGACGGCCGCGTTCCCCAAGGCCAGGGTCCTCGCCTCGCAGCCGACCGTCGACCATATCAAGCAGACCGTCGACGGCAAACTGGCGTTCTGGGGCCCGAAAATGGGCGCCGATGTGCCGGCCAAAACCATCGTGCCGGACGTGCTCAAGGGCGACAGCCTGATTCTCGAAGGGCAGAAGTTGCAGGTGGTGGGGCTCGAGGGCCCGCAGCCGGATCGCAGCTTTGTGTGGATTCCGTCGATCAAGGCCGTGGTCGGTGGTGTCGTGGTCGCGCAAAACATTCACCTGTGGATGGCTGACACGCAAACTGCGCAGTCCCATGCCGATTGGTTGGCTACGCTGCATTCCATTGAAACCCTGAAACCACAGACTGTAGTGCCCGGTCATTACCTCGGTGAGGGCGACCGTTCACTGACCGCTGTGCAGTTCACTGCCGCTTACATCAAGGCCTTCGACGAAGAAACCGCCAAGGCCAAGGATTCTGCCGCGTTGATCGCCGCGATGAAAAAACGCTACCCGACCCTGGGTGATGAAAGCTCCCTGGAGCTGAGCGCCAAGGTCGCCAAGGGCGAGATGAAGTGGGGTGAATGA